From the genome of Pseudonocardia sp. EC080619-01:
CCCTCCGCCTCCGCCTCCGGCTCGGTGCAGGTGACGTCGGCACCGGTGACGGTCAGGTTCCCGGTGACGGTGCCGGGGACGGTCCCGACGTTCCGCACCGTGACGTCGACGGTCGTGCTGAACCCGGGGGCGATGTTGTCCTGGTTGAACAAGGTCGTGCTCGCGTTGGAGCCGACGGTCAGGTCGAGGGTGCCGGACGCGGCGTTGCCGGACGGGCCGTCCTCGGTGTCGGTGAAGGCGGCATAGGTGCCGAGGCCGATGGCGAGCACAGCCACCGCCACGGCCGCGATGCCGATCGCGAGGCGCTTGCGGTTGTCCATGGGACACTCTTTCCCACCGGGTCGCCGCAGGTCACCGCTCGATCGTGTACTGCACGTGCCGTAGCGGGCACTTATGGTGAGCGGATGGGCCGACATTCCTCCGGACCCTCCCGTGCGTCCTGGCCGGCGGCCGAGCCCGCTCCCCGCCGCTCGTTGCCCGGCCGGCTGGTCGGCGGGCTGGTCACCCTGCTCGTCCTCGCGGCGGTCGCGGTCGCCGTGGCGGTGGCCGTGGTCCCGGCCGCGACCGGGTCGCGGGCGCTGACGGTGCTCTCCGGGAGCATGGTGCCGACGCTGTCGGTGGGGTCACTGGTCGTCTCCCGCCCGGTCGACCCGGGATCCGTCGTCGTGGGCGACGTCGTCTCGTTCGTCGACCGCGACCCGGCGAGCGGGGAGACCCGCACGGTGACCCACCGGGTCGTCGAGGTGGCACCGGGGCCGGTGTTCACGACCCGCGGGGACGCGAACGCCGCGCCCGACCCGCACCCGGTCACTGCGGAGAACCTCCTCGGGCGGCTCTGGTACCACCTGCCGTGGGTCGGTGGCGCCGCCGGCTTCCTGCGGACCGGGCCCGGGCTGGTCGTCGGCGGGGGTGCGGTGCTGCTGCTGATCGGGCTGGTGCTGCTGGTGCCGAAGCGGGGCGGGCGCCCCGGCGGCGGGACGGGTGGGGCGCGCGGCTAGCGTCGTCGCCCGTGCACGACGCCCTCCCGACCCCCGACGGTCCCCTCGCCGCCTCCGACGACACCGTCACCTGGGAGCCGCCCCGGCGCGGCGGCCCGTTCCGGGACGGGGACCGGGTCCAGCTGACCGACCCGAAGGGACGCCACTACACCGTCGTCCTCGAGTCGGGTGGCGCCTACCACACCCACCGCGGCCAGATCGAGCACGACGACATCATCGGTGCCGACGAGGGCAGCCTCGTCCACTCCGCCGCGAACACCCCCTACCTGGCCCTGCGGCCGCGGCTGGCCGACTACGTCCTGTCGATGCCGCGCGGCGCGCAGGTGATCTACCCGAAGGACGCCGCACAGATCCTGATGTGGGGCGACGTCTTCCCGGGCGCCCGGGTGCTGGAGGCCGGTGCGGGGTCCGGGGCACTGACCTGCTCGCTGCTGCAGGCCGTCGGGCCGACCGGCCGGGTCGTGTCCTACGAGGTCCGCGACGACCACGCCCCGCACGCGGTGAGCAACGTCGAGAAGTTCTTCGGGCACCGCCCGCCGCACTGGGACCTCACCGTCGGCGACGTCCGCGAGCACCGTGGCGAGGTCGACCGGGTCGTCCTGGACATGCTCTCGCCGTGGGACGTGCTCGACACGGTGAAGGAGAGCCTGGTGCCGGGCGGGATCCTCGTCGGGTACGTGGCGACCACGACCCAGCTCTCGGTGCTCACCGAGAAGCTCCGCGAGATGCAGTGCTGGACCGAGCCGGAGGCGTGGGAGGCCATGGTCCGGCCGTGGCACGTCGTGGGGCTCGCGGTCCGGCCGGAGCACCGGATGATCGCGCACACCGCCTTCCTGGTGACGTCGCGCCGGCTCGCCGACGGCGTGACCCCGCCCCGGCAGCAGCGCCGCCCGACCGGCCGCTGAGGACGGCGTCCGCACCAGGGGATTCACCCGGATCGCCCTGGCGGCGGACCACGACGCGCCCGGCGCGGAACAAGAACGTTACGAAGTCCCCTCCGTGTGGACGTGGCGGTGACGGGCGAGAAGCCGCAGAGTGACCACGTGGTGCCGACCGGCTGAGGCCCGGATCACCGGTTCGACGCACCGCCGCGGTTCCCCCGCCCGGGTACCGTGGTGAGACGGAACACGGAGGGAGGCTGCCGTGAACCACCCCTACGACGACGGTCCCGGCAGGCGGGACATCCAATCTGGTCACGATCTCGGCCCGGCCGAGACCGCGGAGCACATCCGTCACCTCGAGAGCGAGATCGCGACGCTGCGTCAGCGGCTGACCGAGACGCCCCGGCACGCCCGAGTGCTGGAGCAGCGCCTGGCCGAGACCACGAGCCGGCTCTCCGCGCTCAACGCGCGCAACGAGAAGCTCACCGAGACCCTCAAGGAGGCGAGGGGGCAGCTGGTCGCACTCCGCGAGGAGGTCGACAGGCTCGCCCAACCCCCGTCCGGATACGGCGTGTTCCTCGGCCGGTACGACGACGACACCGTCGACGTCTTCACCTCCGGCCGCCGGATGCGCGTCCCCGTCTCGCCCGCGGTGGAGGGCGAGCAGCTCCGCAGCGGGCAGTCGGTCCGGCTGAACGAGGCGCTGACCGTGGTCGAGGCCATGGGCTTCGAGCAGGTCGGTGACCTGTACTCGCTGCGCGAGATCGTCAGCAAGCCCGGCGACGACGGCTCGGCCGGTCGCGGCCTGGTCGTCGGCCACTCCGACGAGGAACGGGTGGTGTGGCTCGCCGCACCGCTGTTCGACCTGGGCGACGAGGAGGGCACCAGCCCGCTCAAGTCCGGGGACTCCCTCATGGTCGACTCGCGGGCGGGCTACGCCTACGAGCGGGTCGCCAAGGCCGAGGTCGAGGACCTCGTGCTGGAGGAGGTCCCGGACATCGCCTACCACGACATCGGTGGCCTGTCCCGGCAGATCGAGCAGATCCAGGACGCGGTCGAGCTGCCGTTCCTGCACACCGAGCTGTTCACCACGTACGAGCTCCGCCCGCCCAAGGGCGTGCTCCTCTACGGACCGCCCGGCTGCGGGAAGACGCTCATCGCGAAGGCCGTCGCGAACTCGCTGGCGAAGAAGATCGCCAAGCAGCGGGGCGACGACCCGGACGAGGGCCGTGCGTTCTTCCTGAACATCAAGGGCCCGGAGCTGCTCAACAAGTTCGTCGGCGAGACCGAGCGGCACATCCGGCTCATCTTCCAGCGGGCCCGGGAGAAGGCCTCGGCCGGTACCCCGGTGATCGTGTTCTTCGACGAGATGGACTCGATCTTCCGGACCCGTGGCTCGGGGGTGTCCTCCGACGTCGAGACGACGATCGTGCCCCAGCTCCTCGCCGAGATCGACGGCGTCGAGGGCCTGGAGAACGTGATCGTGATCGGCGCCTCGAACCGCGAGGACATGATCGACCCGGCGATCCTGCGGCCCGGCCGGCTGGACGTGAAGATCAAGATCGAGCGTCCGGACGCCGAGGGTGCGCAGGACATCTTCTCCAAGTACATCACCGAGACCCTGCCCATCCACGACGACGACGTCGCCGAGTTCGGCGGCAGCCGCAAGGCGTGCGTCGACGGGATGATCCAGCGCATCGTCGAGCGGATGTACGACGAGTCGGAGGAGAACCGGTTCCTGGAGGTCACCTACGCCAACGGTGACAAGGAGACCCTCTACTTCAAGGACTTCAACTCCGGCGCGATGATCCAGAACATCGTCGACCGGGCGAAGAAGTCCGCGATCAAGTCGGTGCTCGAGTCCGGTCAGACGGGCCTGCGGGTCCAGCACCTGCTGGACGCGATCGTCGACGAGTTCGCGGAGAACGAGGACCTCCCGAACACCACCAATCCCGACGACTGGGCCCGGATCTCGGGCAAGAAGGGCGAGCGGATCGTCTACATCCGCACCCTGGTCACCGGCAAGAACGAGGCCACCGGCCGCGCGATCGACACCGCGTCGAACACCGGCCAGTACCTGTAGGCACGCACGCCGGCGAACG
Proteins encoded in this window:
- a CDS encoding TasA family protein, with the translated sequence MDNRKRLAIGIAAVAVAVLAIGLGTYAAFTDTEDGPSGNAASGTLDLTVGSNASTTLFNQDNIAPGFSTTVDVTVRNVGTVPGTVTGNLTVTGADVTCTEPEAEAEGVAAGKCAAGGNLQDQMTVQVLSGPGVTTPAAAVPLKTFVNSPLPAGTLGGNSDGVYKLQFALPAAADNKVQGDRISIGSTFTLNQNT
- a CDS encoding signal peptidase I, producing the protein MGRHSSGPSRASWPAAEPAPRRSLPGRLVGGLVTLLVLAAVAVAVAVAVVPAATGSRALTVLSGSMVPTLSVGSLVVSRPVDPGSVVVGDVVSFVDRDPASGETRTVTHRVVEVAPGPVFTTRGDANAAPDPHPVTAENLLGRLWYHLPWVGGAAGFLRTGPGLVVGGGAVLLLIGLVLLVPKRGGRPGGGTGGARG
- a CDS encoding tRNA (adenine-N1)-methyltransferase; the encoded protein is MTDPKGRHYTVVLESGGAYHTHRGQIEHDDIIGADEGSLVHSAANTPYLALRPRLADYVLSMPRGAQVIYPKDAAQILMWGDVFPGARVLEAGAGSGALTCSLLQAVGPTGRVVSYEVRDDHAPHAVSNVEKFFGHRPPHWDLTVGDVREHRGEVDRVVLDMLSPWDVLDTVKESLVPGGILVGYVATTTQLSVLTEKLREMQCWTEPEAWEAMVRPWHVVGLAVRPEHRMIAHTAFLVTSRRLADGVTPPRQQRRPTGR
- the arc gene encoding proteasome ATPase, coding for MQSGHDLGPAETAEHIRHLESEIATLRQRLTETPRHARVLEQRLAETTSRLSALNARNEKLTETLKEARGQLVALREEVDRLAQPPSGYGVFLGRYDDDTVDVFTSGRRMRVPVSPAVEGEQLRSGQSVRLNEALTVVEAMGFEQVGDLYSLREIVSKPGDDGSAGRGLVVGHSDEERVVWLAAPLFDLGDEEGTSPLKSGDSLMVDSRAGYAYERVAKAEVEDLVLEEVPDIAYHDIGGLSRQIEQIQDAVELPFLHTELFTTYELRPPKGVLLYGPPGCGKTLIAKAVANSLAKKIAKQRGDDPDEGRAFFLNIKGPELLNKFVGETERHIRLIFQRAREKASAGTPVIVFFDEMDSIFRTRGSGVSSDVETTIVPQLLAEIDGVEGLENVIVIGASNREDMIDPAILRPGRLDVKIKIERPDAEGAQDIFSKYITETLPIHDDDVAEFGGSRKACVDGMIQRIVERMYDESEENRFLEVTYANGDKETLYFKDFNSGAMIQNIVDRAKKSAIKSVLESGQTGLRVQHLLDAIVDEFAENEDLPNTTNPDDWARISGKKGERIVYIRTLVTGKNEATGRAIDTASNTGQYL